One window of the Falco biarmicus isolate bFalBia1 chromosome 2, bFalBia1.pri, whole genome shotgun sequence genome contains the following:
- the LOC130144268 gene encoding LOW QUALITY PROTEIN: olfactory receptor 2AT4 (The sequence of the model RefSeq protein was modified relative to this genomic sequence to represent the inferred CDS: inserted 2 bases in 1 codon), whose amino-acid sequence MESCSSNASTKVFFLVGFPALQDFQTSLFIMFLLFFLLILVGNAVIVTVAVVDHTLHKPMYFFLINLSVLDVLFITTTISKMLAMFVDNAKSILFQGCYLQMYSFHGLMVNRALLLLVMAYDRYEATCNPFHYPVKLTRRMNIQLAASAWITALIIPVPIIMQTSRLAYGHTARVHHCFCDHLAVVQATCSDFSADFQTFLGFSIAMTVSVVPLLLVTLSYVHIILSVLKINSKGRCMRAFSTCTSHLLXNMYFSITVAYVSDRADIPVDVHVMSNIVFSILTPLLIYTLRNKEVKSAVKKSILKILPL is encoded by the exons atggaaagctgcagcagcaatgctTCCACTAAAGTCTTTTTCTTGGTGGGCTTTCCAGCTCTCCAGGATTTCCAGACTTCCCTCTTCATTATGTTCTTGCTATTCTTCCTGCTGATCCTGGTTGGTAATGCTGTCATCGTCACCGTGGCTGTGGTTGACCATACACTCCACAAACCCATGTACTTTTTCCTGATTAACCTCTCTGTGTTAGACGTGCTATTCATAACCACCACCATCTCCAAAATGCTGGCAATGTTCGTGGACAATGCTAAATCCATCTTGTTTCAGGGCTGTTATCTGCAGATGTACAGTTTTCATGGGTTGATGGTAAACAGGGCGCTTCTCCTGCTGGTCATGGCTTATGACCGCTATGAGGCCACCTGCAACCCCTTTCATTACCCAGTCAAGCTGACAAGAAGAATGAACATCCAGCTGGCAGCGAGCGCCTGGATCACTGCGCTGATAATACCCGTGCCCATCATCATGCAGACCTCTCGGCTGGCTTATGGACACACAGCCAGGGTTCACCACTGCTTTTGTGACCACCTGGCTGTTGTACAAGCCACGTGCTCAGACTTCAGTGCCGATTTCCAGACCTTCTTGGGGTTCTCCATTGCTATGACAGTGTCGGTCGTCCCTCTGTTGCTCGTCACCCTCTCATACGTCCACATCATCCTCTCCGTACTAAAGATCAACTCCAAAGGAAGATGCATGAGAGCTTTTTCAACATGTACTTCCCATCTGCT CAACATGTACTTCTCCATCACTGTGGCGTATGTGTCCGACAGAGCAGACATCCCCGTTGATGTCCATGTCATGAGCAACATTGTCTTCTCTATTTTGACTCCCTTGTTAATTTATACATTACGGAACAAGGAAGTAAAATCTGCAGTTAAAAAGTCTATTCTGAAAATCTtacccctttaa